In the genome of Halapricum salinum, one region contains:
- a CDS encoding sensor histidine kinase has protein sequence MGSRINYSGLVIAGVGFFLTRFTVTLAIYEDPFRFYLAGVVPLLLGLGLAAFGVALTVADVDAALVRTTALWCVVGAGTMLVLVTLTLVGSAVDGMSNLAAARERAYMSNFLIGGSIGGTLTGLYAARNRQQRTELARQADRLEVLNRFLRHEVLNAVAAIRGYTAIKDEDPRDADALVDRHSDSIAETIEEVKYLTRTARTNEHQLSATDVRSCLDRSVTAVREQNPGAEISVEADKGVSVRATDRLERVFTHLLENAAAHAGTASASIDVSVVETASTVRVSIADDGPGLPDDQQRLLETGDIDSFDDPGTGFGLNVVRFLVESYQGSIETSVDDAGTTVTVVLPRATTSETGLRPSPTDLTGLRPSVSHLIVTLAVSLIAGLAYGLVSESLGGSISGIGVFYGVQSPVIGWITHEFHSVVFGFAFVGFVSITPDRYHDTLPAYATIGVGWGIALWVFAASIVAPAWLQLLDFPATIPNFSIDLLANHVVWGAVLGVLTLYGFRYVTPWLERLGSGES, from the coding sequence ATGGGGTCCCGGATCAACTACAGCGGTCTCGTGATCGCTGGCGTGGGATTCTTTCTGACGCGATTCACTGTCACGCTCGCGATCTACGAGGACCCATTCCGGTTCTACCTCGCCGGAGTCGTCCCGCTGTTGCTCGGACTCGGTCTCGCCGCGTTCGGCGTCGCGCTGACAGTCGCAGATGTCGACGCGGCGCTAGTGCGGACCACGGCACTATGGTGTGTCGTCGGGGCCGGGACGATGCTCGTGTTAGTCACGCTCACGCTCGTCGGCTCGGCCGTCGACGGAATGTCGAATCTGGCAGCCGCACGAGAGCGAGCATACATGTCGAACTTCCTCATCGGTGGCAGTATCGGCGGCACCCTGACGGGGTTGTACGCGGCACGAAACCGACAGCAACGCACCGAACTCGCCCGGCAGGCCGACCGACTCGAAGTACTGAACCGATTCCTCCGTCACGAGGTACTCAACGCCGTCGCCGCGATCCGTGGCTACACGGCAATCAAAGACGAGGATCCACGGGACGCGGACGCGCTGGTCGATCGCCACTCCGACTCGATCGCCGAGACGATCGAAGAGGTGAAGTATCTCACTAGAACTGCACGAACGAACGAGCACCAGCTTAGCGCGACCGACGTGCGTAGCTGTCTCGACCGCAGCGTCACGGCCGTCCGCGAGCAGAATCCCGGTGCGGAGATCAGTGTCGAGGCAGACAAAGGGGTGTCAGTGCGCGCCACCGACCGCCTCGAACGAGTCTTCACCCATCTGCTGGAGAACGCGGCAGCCCACGCGGGGACTGCCTCGGCGTCGATCGACGTCTCGGTCGTCGAGACGGCCTCGACCGTGCGCGTCAGTATCGCCGACGACGGCCCCGGACTCCCCGACGACCAGCAGCGTTTGCTCGAGACCGGCGACATCGACTCCTTCGACGATCCCGGCACTGGATTCGGACTCAACGTCGTCCGCTTCCTCGTCGAGAGTTACCAGGGTTCGATCGAGACGAGCGTCGACGACGCCGGCACGACGGTCACCGTCGTCCTCCCGCGTGCGACGACCAGCGAGACGGGCCTGCGGCCGAGCCCGACCGATCTGACCGGCTTGCGGCCCTCGGTCTCCCATCTGATCGTCACGCTGGCCGTCTCGCTGATCGCCGGGCTCGCGTACGGGCTCGTCTCGGAATCCTTGGGGGGATCGATCAGCGGTATCGGTGTCTTCTACGGTGTCCAGAGCCCCGTCATCGGCTGGATCACGCACGAGTTCCACAGCGTCGTCTTCGGCTTCGCGTTCGTCGGATTCGTCTCGATCACACCGGACCGCTACCACGACACCCTCCCCGCGTACGCGACTATCGGCGTCGGGTGGGGGATCGCACTCTGGGTCTTCGCCGCGAGCATCGTCGCGCCGGCCTGGCTGCAACTGCTTGATTTCCCGGCGACGATTCCGAACTTCTCCATCGACCTGCTCGCCAATCACGTCGTCTGGGGAGCCGTCCTCGGTGTGTTGACGCTGTACGGATTCAGATACGTGACGCCGTGGCTCGAACGACTCGGTTCGGGCGAGTCGTAA